One genomic region from Glaciimonas sp. PAMC28666 encodes:
- a CDS encoding oxepin-CoA hydrolase, alternative type encodes MNAALLTRQEGAVFILTNNNPAARNAITAGLYAALPAALRAAQADPTVGAIVLTGTGDFFCAGGDLKQLATRRELSLPQRHERIACLHDLIRAIRACEKPVIAAVEGGAAGAGLSLAMACDLLVVARDASFSMAYVKVGLTPDGGATAFLAEFVSRQILTELCLTGAPMTGERLHAMGAVNRLTEKGAALAEAMVLAARIAKGPARATARIKALCGHAYGADLDAQMTLEAELMAVSQGDDEAAEGMTAFFAKRSPDFVALRGKST; translated from the coding sequence ATGAATGCCGCCCTCTTAACCCGTCAGGAAGGTGCGGTGTTCATCCTGACCAACAATAATCCGGCGGCCCGCAATGCGATCACCGCTGGCTTATATGCCGCCTTACCGGCGGCATTGCGCGCCGCGCAAGCCGATCCGACAGTTGGTGCTATTGTGCTGACAGGCACGGGCGATTTCTTCTGCGCCGGTGGGGATCTGAAGCAACTTGCCACCCGCCGTGAATTATCGTTGCCGCAACGCCACGAGCGAATTGCGTGTCTGCACGATCTGATCCGCGCCATCCGCGCTTGCGAAAAACCGGTGATCGCTGCGGTCGAAGGCGGCGCGGCCGGTGCCGGTTTATCGCTGGCGATGGCTTGCGACCTGCTGGTGGTGGCCCGTGACGCGTCCTTTTCAATGGCGTATGTCAAGGTCGGCCTGACGCCGGACGGCGGTGCTACCGCATTTCTGGCTGAGTTCGTCTCGCGTCAGATTTTGACCGAACTCTGCCTGACCGGCGCGCCCATGACGGGCGAGCGTCTGCACGCAATGGGCGCCGTCAACCGGCTCACCGAGAAGGGTGCTGCGCTGGCAGAGGCAATGGTATTGGCAGCACGCATCGCTAAGGGGCCAGCGCGCGCGACCGCGCGCATCAAGGCGCTTTGCGGACATGCTTACGGTGCCGATCTGGACGCTCAAATGACGCTGGAAGCAGAATTGATGGCGGTATCTCAGGGCGACGACGAAGCCGCAGAAGGAATGACTGCTTTCTTCGCTAAACGTTCGCCGGATTTCGTGGCGCTACGCGGCAAGTCGACGTAA
- a CDS encoding CaiB/BaiF CoA-transferase family protein, translating into MSDKNSTLPLAGVRVLDLSRVLAGPWCGMVLGDLGAEVIKIEHPERGDDTRDWGLRVGSTETTYFNSVNRNKRSITLDLQTAEGQQIVRDLAAKSDVVIQNFKFGGIEKLGLGYEQLSADHPELIYCSITGYDRTGPEATRPGYDLVIQGEAGLMALNGESDQPPLKFGVAAVDLFTGMYSAQAILAALFERQKTGKGRHIGMALFDCGLMITAYYGLEALLTGEDPLRYGNAHPSIVPYGVFHAEDGPLVITVGNNRQFVRFCTEVIERPDLASDERFKTNLNRAANRDILSPQLTYELGRRKRKDLLESLARAGVPCGEVAGLHEALTSQRATDAGLVATLPHPEVGSINVLAPPYRFDGERLPVRKAPPQLGEGTHELLQSLLGLSDEKIAQLQADGVV; encoded by the coding sequence ATGTCTGATAAAAATTCTACGCTGCCGTTGGCGGGCGTTCGCGTTCTTGATCTTTCCCGCGTTTTAGCCGGGCCTTGGTGCGGTATGGTTCTGGGTGATCTGGGTGCTGAAGTGATTAAGATTGAGCATCCTGAACGTGGTGACGATACCCGCGACTGGGGTCTGCGAGTTGGCTCTACCGAGACTACGTACTTCAACAGCGTGAATCGTAACAAGCGTTCGATCACACTTGATCTGCAAACCGCCGAAGGCCAACAAATCGTGCGCGATCTGGCAGCGAAGTCGGATGTGGTTATTCAGAACTTCAAGTTTGGCGGGATCGAAAAGCTGGGGCTGGGTTACGAACAGCTAAGTGCTGATCATCCGGAGTTAATCTATTGTTCTATCACCGGCTACGACCGCACCGGCCCGGAAGCCACCCGGCCCGGCTATGACCTGGTGATTCAGGGCGAGGCCGGATTGATGGCGTTGAACGGCGAAAGCGATCAACCGCCGCTGAAATTTGGCGTTGCCGCGGTCGACTTATTTACCGGGATGTATTCAGCCCAGGCAATTCTGGCAGCGCTGTTCGAGCGCCAGAAAACCGGTAAGGGGCGTCACATCGGCATGGCGCTTTTCGATTGTGGCCTGATGATTACGGCCTACTATGGCTTGGAGGCACTCCTGACGGGCGAGGATCCGCTACGTTATGGCAACGCGCACCCGTCGATCGTGCCCTACGGCGTTTTTCATGCCGAAGACGGACCGCTGGTAATCACTGTCGGCAACAATCGGCAGTTCGTGCGCTTTTGTACAGAGGTGATCGAGCGCCCCGATCTGGCGAGCGACGAGCGTTTTAAGACCAACCTCAACCGGGCCGCGAACCGAGACATACTGAGCCCACAACTCACGTACGAGCTTGGTCGCAGAAAGCGGAAGGATTTACTGGAAAGTCTGGCCCGCGCTGGTGTACCCTGCGGGGAAGTCGCAGGTCTGCATGAAGCGCTGACCTCACAGCGGGCCACCGATGCCGGGCTGGTGGCTACGCTGCCGCACCCTGAGGTGGGCAGCATCAACGTGCTGGCACCCCCTTACCGTTTCGACGGCGAGCGATTACCGGTACGTAAAGCGCCGCCGCAACTGGGCGAAGGGACCCACGAATTGTTGCAATCGCTACTCGGCTTGTCGGACGAGAAAATTGCACAGTTGCAAGCGGATGGGGTCGTGTAA